The Aureimonas mangrovi genome contains the following window.
ACCACGAGGAAGGCGGCGACGGCCCAGATGCTCGAAAGGCCGATGACGCGAACGGCCAGCATGTTGAGCCAGCGCCGCTTGCGCGGACGGGTCTGCGCCGCCGGCGAACCGTCTGGTCGCGCGGCCTCCTCGTCGCCGCTACGCACCGGGACCCATGCGGTAGCCGAGCCCGCGCACGGTCTCGATCAGGTCGTTGCCGATCTTGCGACGCAGCCGCCCGACGAAGACCTCGATCGTGTTGGAGTCGCGGTCGAAATCCTGATCGTACATGTGCTCGGTCAGTTCCGAGCGCGATACGATCTGCCCCTGGTGGTGCATCAGGTAAGACAGCAGCCGGTACTCGTGCGAGGTCAGCTTCAGCGGCGCGCCGTCGACGCTGGCCTTCGAGGCCTTGGTGTCGAGCCTGAGCGGCCCGCAGATGATCTCGGAGGAAGCGTGGCCAGCCGCGCGTCGGATCAGCGCGCGCACGCGCGCCAGCACCTCCTCGATGTGGAAGGGCTTGGCGACGTAGTCGTCGGCACCTGCGTCGATCCCGGCCACCTTGTCGCTCCATCGGTCGCGCGCGGTGAGGATGATCACCGGCATTGCCCGCCCGTCGCGGCGCCAGCGCTCCAGCACGGAAATGCCGTCCATCTCCGGCAGGCCGACGTCGAGGATCACCGCGTCGTAGGGCTCGGTGTCGCCGAGGAAGTGACCTTCCTCGCCGTCATACGCCTTGTCCACGACGTAGCCCGCGCCGGTCAGCGCCTCGTCGAGCTGGCGGTTGAGGTTGCGGTCGTCCTCGACGATCAGGATGCGCATGAAGAATGTTCCGTGGTCTTCCGGGCGGTCGAGCGGACGCTTAGCCGGGGATCGTGATCGTCGTGCGGCGCGGGCGCCCGCCGTCCTGTCCGGGGATCAGAACGGTCACCACACATACGGTCTGGCCGTTCTGCTGGCGCGAGGACACGGAAAGCACCTGACCGCCGCTCTGCGCGGCGGCCTGCGCGGCGGCAGCCGAGCAGTTGCCCTGCGCCAGTTCGATCGTCGGCTCGCCGGCATCTTCACTCTGCGCCTCAGCCTGCGTGCTGCTCAGAAGCCCCGGCGTCGGCGCGGCGAACGCCGCCGGCGCGAAGGCGAGCGCGACCACGAGGGCGAGAAGCTGGCGGGAGAAAACAGGAGCGCGCATGGGCCGGACCGGTCGGAGAAGGTTTCGCGTCAAGGTTTAGCGCCTCTCCGCTGAATGTCGAATGAATGCGGGCGGCGCGAGACGCGCCGCCCGCCTCGTCAGCGGATCGGATCGACGGCCCGGAAGCGGCCGAAGATCGCCACAACCGCGCCCAGCGCCGTGGCGAGGTCCGTCAGCGCCGCTGTCAGCGCCTCACCCGCCTCCGCGCTCGTCTCGACGCCGAAGAGGCCCGCCAACGCGCCGCTCAGTGCCAGCGCCGCACCCCAGATGGTCTTCGACTTGTACCAGTCCTTGCTCATCATGGCTCCTTTCCCTCTGTTGCTTCGTCACCCGCGCGAGATCATCGCGCGCGCCTCCACGCCCGGCCCCGCCACCGGGCTCACCTGCGCCACCGTCACGGCAACGCTCGGCGGCAGCGCGCCGAAGAGCTCGGCCTGTCGGGCAGCCGTCAGAACGAGCCTCGGCGTCGTCGTCTCGCTCACGAAGGCCGGCGCGCCGGGCACTTCGATGCTGACGCGGTAGCGCTCCTCCTCCTCGCCCAGCGGCACGTCGAGGCTCTCCCAGCGGTCGGCGTCGACGCGCGAGCGACGGATCCAGGAGAGCGTCGTCGTGCCGTCCGCCTCGAACCGCGCCCGCAGATGCACTGGCGAAAGCGGCAGCATCTCGCGCAGGCCGAGCGTCGCCGGCAGCGTCACCGCGGCCGCATCGTCGAGCGGGCGGCTCGCCGGCGAGAGGCGCCATGCGAGCTCCAGCCCCCTTTCGCCGTCGAGCAGCGGCACCGCCGCCACGGCCTCGTCGAGGAGGACGAAGGGCGCGCGCTCCGGCGCTCCGGCGGCCATCGCGTCGTCCGTTCCACCCTGAGCGCGCAGCAGCCGCCGCAGCGCGAAGCGCGCGGGCGCCACCTCCTCGGCGTCGGCGAACTGCAGGACCTCCCAGACGCCGTTCGCGGCCCGCACCGCCGCCGCGTTGCGCCCCGAAAGAAGCGCCGCATAGGTCACCGACGACGGCGCCCCCGACCGAAGCTCGACGACGATTTCGTTCCCCCGGTCGAGCCGGCCGAGCGGCCCCGGCGCGAGCGCGCGAACCAGCCGGCCGATGCGCGCCGGCCGCGTGACGAGAAGGCGTGCTGCGCTGTCGCCCTCGCCTGCCATCGTCAGCGCATAGGGCATCCAGGGCCGCGCGTGGACCGCGAGCGATGCGCCGCCCGATCCGCCGCCGCCAAGCGGCAGGTCGAGGAAATGTGCCAGCGGCCGCGAGGCGAAGACCGGACCGGTTGCGCTCGGAGGTTCGCTCGTCGGCACCGGCGGCGTCTCGGGCGCGAAGGCCGGCACGAGCGCGGCTTCCACGCGCCGCGCCGCACCGTCCTCGATCCGCGTGATGCGCCATCGCCCCGGCACATCCGCCACCCGCACGACGTCGCCCACCTCGACCGCCACGTCATGCGGCGCCAGCGCGAAGCGGATCGTCTCGCGCCCGCCCACCACCCGCGCCAGAAGCCCGGCCGCGAAGCGCTGCGCCTCGGCGTCTGCCAGCGTCACCGGCAGGTCGAGCCGCGTCTGGCGCGCGTTGCGCCCGATCTCTCCCGACGCCGCCGAGATCGAAGCCGACTGATAGGCCCGGCCCGGATCGGCGAAGATCAGCACCGCCTCCTGCGCCACCTCCCCGGCCTCGCCGCGCCGGCGCTCCACCGGCGGCCCGTCGCCCTCCTCGGCCAGGATCGTCAGCGCAGGCGCATCGCCCGCAGCGCGCTCGCTGCCGAACACGAGGCGTTCCTCGCGGGACCGCACCCAAAGGCCGGCGAGCCGCATCAGCTCCTCGATCTCGCCGCGCGCCGAACCCGGCCCGGAGAGCACGAACCCGCCGACCTCTCCATCGACCGCCGAGACATCGGCGTCCTTGATCCCGTGATCCGTGAGGATCGCCGCGATCAGCCGGTCGAGCGGCGCCTTGCCGAGCCGCCCGGTCAGCCAGTGGCCGGTCTCCCAGTTCGCGCCGTCGCTCCAGACGTCGCGGCGCTCGGGAAAGGCCGGAAAGGGCCGCGCGTCCCAGGTCCACAGATGGATTGCGCCCGCCTCCACCATCCGCCCGCCATAGATCGGCGAGGCCGGATTCGATTCCGGGTCGGCCCAGTGATCCAGATGCGCCTCGATGAAGCGGCGCTGCTGGTGATCGTCGCGCGCGCCGGTCGAGAAATGGGGCGCATGGCTTTCGGACGACTTCGGGTCGAGGAAGACGTTCGGCTGGTTGGCGCCCTTGTCGATCGCCGCGCAGCCGAGTTCCGTCAGCCAGATCGGCTTGGAGCGCGGCACCCACGCACTCGGCACGGCCAGCTCGGCGCCGCCGCGCCGCTCGAAATGCAGGTTCTCCCACCAGCCGCGAAGGTCCTTGGCGCGGAACGTCCACGCCTTGCCTGCCGCGCCGTCGGTGATCGGCGTGCGGCGCCGCGCCCGCCGGTCGGCCTCGCTTGCATAGTACCAGTCGAAATATTCGCCGCCGGCGATCGCGCTTCGCAGTCCGCCCGGCTCGTAGGGCGAGCGCAGGCCGTCCGGCCCCTCGCCGCTCCAGTCCTCGGCCCGCCAGTCGGTCAGCGGCAGGTAGCTGTCGATGCCGATCATGTCGATCGCATCGTCCGCCCAGAGCGGATCGAGGTTGAAGAAAACGTCGCCCGAGCCGTCCGCCGGCTGGTAGCCGAAATACTCGCTCCAGTCGGCCGCGTAGGTGATCTTCGCGCCGGGCAGCATGGCCTTCACGTCGCGCGCGATGGCGATCAGCGCCTCGACGAAGGGGAACCGCCCCGCTTCGTCGCGCAGCCGCGTCAGCCCGCGCATCTCGGAGCCGATCACGAAAGCGTCGACGCCGCCGGCGAGCCTTGCCAGCGCCGCCTGATGCAGGATCATCCGCCGGTAGGACCACTCTCCCGGCCCCGCATAATGCACGCGCCCGCCGGCTGTCGCATAGTGCTGCGGCCTCGCCGCGCCGACGAAGCGTTCGATCGCCGCGCGCGCCCCGGCGGTGCCGTCGGCGCTCCCAGCGCGCCCTTCCGCGATGTCGAGCGTCATGCGTCCGCGCCACGGATGCGCCGCCTGCCGCGCCCCGCCGTAGGGGTCCGGCAATGCGTTCGCGGCGGGAATGTCCATCAGCACGAAGGGGTAGTGCGTCACCTTCAAGCCGCGCGCGTTCATGGCGCGGATCGCGCGCACGATGCCGGCGTCGGACGGCGTGCCGCCATAGGCCGGACCGCCGCTCTCTCGCGAGACAAGCCGCGCCTGCCCGCGCGAAAGACCTGCCACGCGCCAGGCTTCCGTCTCGTCGCGCCGCGTCACCTCCACCTTGGGCCGAACGCTGGCCGAACCGGCGCGCAAATCGTCCGCGAACCAGGAGACGACGAGCGCGGCGCGCCTCAGCTTCGGACAGAGCGCGGCGAGTTCGTCCAGCGAGGCGGAAAAATCGTTGCCGGCGTGGCGCAGATTGCGGTTCGCCAGCCGGTCCTCGCCCTCGACCAGCCGCTCGCGCACTGAGGCGGGATCGAGCCCGTGCTCGCTCGCGCCGGGGATGATCGTTACCGCACGAAGCTTCTCCTCCATCGCGCCGATGGGGCGTACCACCTCGCAGGAAATCTGCGGGATGCGGTTGCCCCAGCGCTCCAGGGGCAGGCGCTCGAAGACGACATAGGCGAGCCCGCGATAGGCCGGCGCGTTGCCTGCGCCCTGCTTCGCCTCGATCAGCGGGTCGGGCATCTGCGCCTCGTCGCCGCGATGGACGCGAAACTCGACGCCGGAAAGGTCCATCTCCTCGCCGTCCGCCCAGATGCGGCGCACGCAGGCGATCGGCCCTTCGCACAGCCCGATCGCGACATTGCCGAAATAGCTGTAGCTGACGATCTCCGCACCGCCGCCACCGCCTCCCTTGCCGCCCTGCCGCTCGGAGGTGCGCGTTTCCTCGAAGCGCGTCGTCCAGATCACCTGCCCGGCGATGCGCGCCGTGCCGTAGAGCCGGGCGATACCCGCGCCCTCGTCGGCGTCGAGCATCCGCGAGCCGCGCAGCCGCGCGCCTTCCACCGACCGGCGGCGCGCGAAAAGCCGCTGGTCGATGGCGGCACCCGCAAGGCCGCCGAGCGCCCGCCCCGCAAGCGCCCCGAAAGGTCCACCCACGAGCCCGCCCAGCGCCCCGCCGGCCGCCTGCAGAACGATGGTCGCCATGATGCTCTACTCCGGAAATCGAAAGGTGCCGGCGATGCGCGAGCGCCAGCCCGGCGTCAGCGGCGAGGAGACGACCGCCGCGCCCTCATAGGCGTGGATCACCCGGCCGCCCTCCTCGAGGATGCCGCAATGGCGGGCCGGTCGCCCCGCCCGCCAGCGAAACAGCACGAGATCGCCGGGCGCCCCGCTCTCTACGTCCGTGAAATTCCGGCGCGCCGCCTCCATCAGCCGTTCGGCGTCGTCAATGTCGGCCCAGTCGCGCGAATAGGCGCCAGGCGCTTCCGGCTCGTGCCCGTAAAGCTCGCGCCAGACGCCCCGCACGAGGCCGAGGCAGTCGCAGCCCACCCCGCGCCGGCTGCCCTGGTGGCGATAGGGCGTGCCGATCCATCGCCGCGCCGCGACCAGCGCCCGCTGGCCGCTCACGGCACCACCGGCGCGCCATCGTGGAGGTCGTCGCGCTTGGCAATGGTGAGCGCCGCGTCCGTCCCCGGCAGATGCGGAAAACCACGAAAATTCAGTTGGTTGGCGAACCGCGCTCGACAGGTCGCGAAGCTCTTGTCGCAGCCCGCGGTCATCGCCGCATCCGCTCCCGCCTTCGGCTCTACCCGGAACGGCGCGGCGATCTGAAGCCGCCACGCGCCGGCGCCCGAACCCGCCGAGACGCCGACGATCTCGCGGCTCTCGCCGCCGACCGTCAGCCGCCCGCGCAAGAACGCTGCCGGCTCGATGCCGCCCGCCGCCACCTCCATCGTCGTGCCCTCGGCCGACGTCACAGCTCCCGAAACCCTGCGCCCGCCCGCCGCGAGATCGACGCCGCAGCGTGCATCCCCCAGCGCCGCGTCGCAGCGGCGGCGGTAGAGCCGCCCGCGCTCGCGGTCGAGTGCGGCCTCCGGCCCGCGCAGTTCGGCTGTGAAGCTCTCGCCCGACCGGCGGATCTCGCCGATCATCGCCACGTCGAGCCGCATGAAATGCTCCGGCTCGCGCCAGTCGACGACGAAGCTCTCTACCCGCGCCTCGTCGTAGAGCCCGGCGGCGATGTCCTCCTCTGTGACGGCCAGCGCCGAAAGTGCGCCCGCCACCTCCTGCGTGCCGGGCGCGAGCCCCAGCGCGCGCTCCGCCTCGCTGCCGGAAAGCCCGGTCGCGGCCGCAAAGCGCGTGCCGTCGAGTTCCAGCGCCTCGTCATGGTCGGTGAAGCCGAGCACCCGCCCATCCGCGCGCGTCAGCCGCCAGCAGCGCGCGAGCGTCGTCGCGGCCCCGCCGAGGCGTTCCGCCAATCCGTCCGGGATCGTCCTCACGGCCGCACCTCGACGAGCGGGATCGTCGGGATGTCGCCGGCCTCGAAGGCCGCGATGTTCACCGCCAGATGTTCGATGTCGAAGCGCACCGGCACGTCGAACTCGAAGCCCGCCGTCACCGCCTCACCCGCTGCCGGCGCCTCGTTCAGCGTCACGAGGCCGCTGGTCGCATCCACCGCGAAACCCGTCGTCTCCTCGCCTCCCACGGCGACGCGCACCGTGCCCGCCACGGGCTTGGCGATCGGCCGCTCGTAGCCGTCAACGCCCGCGCCGTATCGCTTCACCAGCTGGAACACGCGCTTCTCCCAATCGCCCTCCCCGAGCACCTGGTCGAAGGGCGAGACCGCCTGCCCATGCGCGGCGGAATGGCGATCGAGCGGATCGCGGAAGCGGAAGGCGACGAGCCGCCCGCGCCGCGCCTCGAAGAAATCGAGCACGGCGGCGAGGTCCTTCACCGAGCGCACGCCCGAGCCGGCATCGTAGCGCCGCGCCGAATGGCGGTGCCGCTGGTTGCGCGTCTCGTGCCCGGTGGAAAGCCGCACTACCTCAGTCAGGCGCTCGGGCCCGCCGCTCGTGCCGAAGGCGACGCTGAGCGGAAAGCGCTCCTCGCTGAAGGCCTGCATAGCAAGTTCTCCCGTCAAAGGCCGCGCTGGCCGCGGCTTGCCGCGCGCGCCAGCATCGCCTGGATCTGCACTTCGGAGCGGCGGAAGCTCGCCGCGTCCGGGCTCGTCACGTTGAAGACGATCGAAGGTCCCGCGCGCCCGCCGCCCGGCCCGCCACCGCTGGCGGCCACGCCCAGCGTCCCGTCCGCGCCGCGACGCAGCGGCAAGATCGCTTCCGCGCCGGCCTCGCCCATCAGGCCCATCTGCCGGCCGGTCGGGAAGAAGGTCGGCGCGCGCACCACCCCGCCCCTGGCGAAGGGCGTCACCCTCGGCGTCGCCCCGCCACCGCCGCTCCCCCCTCCGATCTGGCCGACGAGCCCGCTTATCAGCCCGCCGGCGAGGTTGCCGAGCGGGCGCAGCGCCGCATCCAGCGCGATGGAGGAGATGCGCAGCGCGAGCCCGCGCAACACGCCGTCGAGCGAGCGCCCGCCGCCCACCGCGCCCTTCAGCGCGCCGGTCATCGCGGCTCCGAAGGCGTTGGCCTTGCCGGAGAGGTCGTCGAGCGATCTCTCGAAGGCGCTCGTGTCGGCACGCACGTCGACGATCAGCGTCTCGTCCGCCATCGCGTCATCTCCTCGTCTCGTCGGGGAAGCGGGTCATCAGCTCTTCGAGCCCCGCGCGGCTCGGCGGCGCCACCGCCATATCGGCAAACGGCTTCAGCGCCGCAGCCAGTTCACGCGGCGTCATCGCCCAGAAGTCGCGGGGCGCGATGCGCAGGACCGTGAAGGCGAAGCCCATCGCCTCGTCCCAGGGAAAGGCCGCCGCGCCGGTGTCTTCCACCGCCCGGGGCGCGGCGGCCCTCAAGGGTTTGCGCGCTCCTCCCCCTCCCCGAAGGCCGCGCCCAGTAGCTCGGAGGCGATGCGCGCCGCCCCCGCCGCCCCGCCCTCGATCGGCAGGCGTGCCAGCGCCTCGTCGTCGATCGCCTCGCCCGCACCGCGCAGACCCGCTCCGATGATCCGTGTCAGGTCGCGGGCCGAGAGCCCGCCCGACCCGAAGCGCCTTGCCAGCGCGGCCACGTCCTCGGCGGCGAAGGCGTCCTCCAGTTCGGCGAGCGCGCCGAGCGTCAGGCACAGGCGTCGTATGCGCCCGCCGATCTCGGCCTCCACCTCGCCCCGCCGTCGGTTCACGGCCATCGTCAGAGTGCCTCGAAGGAGAGCGCGCCGGCCGATTCCAGCGTCACCTCGAAGGCGACCTCGCCGTCGTGCTCGCCGGAATATTCCAGCGACGTCACCTGAAACGGCCCGCTGACGGCTCCGAAATCCGGGATCGCCATCTGGAAAGCGCCGATCCGCCCGGCGAAGAAGAGTTGGCGCACCGCCGCGTCGGACGCGGCGTCCTTGAAAATGCCCGATCCCTGAAGCGAGGCGCGCTGCACGCCCGCCCCGTCCAGAAGCTCGCGCCAGCGCCCGGCGCTCTCGGCGTCGGTCACGTCCACCGTCTCGGCGTTGAAGGCGATGCGGCGCGAGCGCAGGCCCGCCACCGTGGCGAAGGTGCCGGTGCCCTCGGCGTCGATCTTCAACAAAAGGTCCTTGCCGCGCTGTGCGCCCATCTCGTCCTCCGAAAGCCCGAAACGAAAAAGGGCGGCCCATCCGGACCGCCCCAAAGAAGCATTTATTGTAAAGCCGCCGCGGCGCGACGATCGCGCAGAAGGCCGGGGTGGCGAGTCGGCTGGCGTGGTTCTTCGGGAACCGGAGCGGAGCGGACTTTTTATCCGTGAGCACCGGAAGCGCAGAAGGCTGCGTCAGACGGCCGGCAGCGTCGCCCTTATGCCGATCGTCTAGCCGATCGTCTCAGGCGAGCGGTTCGGTCACGGCCCGAAACCGCAGAATGCCGTGATAGGTCGGCGATTCCGGCTCCTGCCGCGCCTCGGCGAACTGGAGCTGCAGGTTCACCAGCCGGTGCGCGTCGAGCGTCAGCACCGCGTCGTGGAGCCGGTTGGAGACCTTGTCCATGATCTCGTAGGTTTCGGCCTTTGAGCCGCCGCGCGCCCAGACATGCAGCGTCAGGATGTGCTCGTGCCCGTCCTCCGAGCCGGTGGACCAGTCCACCACCGCCGTGCGGCCGAGCGTCAGATACGGGAACTTGGCGTGCTCGGGCACGTGATCGAAGACCTTCGGCCCGCCGAGCAGCCCCACCAGGGCGGGGTCGGCCACCAGCGTGCGCACGATGCTGGATTGAAGGTCGGCGCTGGGATGCGTCATCGCGTTCTCTCCGTCATCGAATCACGGCGTGATACTGGCCGTAATGTGGTGTGATCGACTGCCATATCGACCTTGTTCAATGAAATTTTAACGACGCGGCGCCGTGCGATCTCGCGTGCTTTCGCCCCCAGTCCGCGTAGATTCGTCGTCACTTGCATTCGCGCTCTCACGCTTCCTCCTCGCAGCGGCAGACGAGGATGCGCTGTCGCTCGTCCGGGTCGTGAACCGAGCGCACCAGCAGGCGCCGCGCGCCAAGCCGGAACGCCATGCCGCGCTCGACGTCCGTGCGGTAGCGCAGGATCACCCGGTGGGTCAGCGTCGCGCCGAGGCGCCCGAACCGCTCGGCGACATCCACGTCGATCGGCTCGACCCGCACCGAGAGCTCGCGCATCTCGCTCCACCCTTCGGCGCGCCCGCCCATCGCATCGAGTTCGCCGGCGGGCGCCTCCAGCACGGCGCGTCGGTCGAAGAGCCCGCCGTCCACGAAGCGCAGCGCGCTCAAAGCCGCACCCGGCGCAAGGGGGCCAGCAGCGCCTCTGCCAGCGGCGGCATCGCATCGCTCGCGCCGCGCGTCTCGTAGGCGGCCGCGCTCATGCGCAGGATCGCGATCCGCACTGCCTCCGGCACGTTTTCAGCTTCCATGCCGGCCTCGTATTCGATCTCAAGCCCACCGGCCGCGCCCATACGGAATTCCACCGGCAACACCATCGTCTCGCCGCCCTCGATGCGGACCTGCGCCGCATCGAGGGCCACCGCGTCGCCGCCGCGCCCGAAGCCGAGCACGGAGCGCACGGCAGTCAGCGGCGCGCCGCCCGGCCGCACACGCCGGTCGCCCGGCACGCCTTCGAGCGCGATGCGGAAGGCGCGCGGGCGCAGCGTCAGGCCGGCGTGGCACTCCACCGTTTCGCGCGCGGCCGTCACCAGCCGTTCGATCAGCGCATCCTCGTCGTCGCGCTCGATGCGCGCCCAGCTCTTGGCCTCGGCGAGCGCCACGGGCTCCGGGCCGAGATAATCGAGTCCGATCGGGGTCATGGCCGCGTCTCCTCTCGCCAGATGGAAAGGCCGGGCGCATGCGCCCGGCCCCGTTCTCGTGCCTTCCAGTCTCAGGCGGAGAAGCGCAGGAGCTTGGCCGCGTCGAAGTCCTGGATGCCGCCGCCCACGCGCTTGGTCGTGTAGAAGAGGACGTAGGGCTTGGCGGAATACGGGTCGCGCAGGACGCGCACGCCCTGCCGGTCGACGACGAGGTAGAAGCGGCCGAAATCGCCGAAGGCGATGGCGTTGGCGTCCGCCGCGATGTCCGGCATCGCCTCGGCCTCCACCACCGGGAAGCCCATCAGCGTGGCGCGCGCCCCTGCCCCGGCCGGCGGAGCCCAGATGTAGTTGCCGTCCGCGTCCTTCAGCTTGCGCACGGCGCTCTGCGTGCGCCGGTTCATCACGAAGGAGGCGTTCTGGCGATAGCCGCCCTTCAGCGCGTAGACGAGGTCGATCAGCGCGTCCGCCGCGGCCCCGTCCAGAAAGCCGCCCGACGCGCCGGTCGAGACGGTGCCGACGCGGCCCCAGCTCCAGGCGCCCTCGTCGACGCTCTCATAGGTCATGAAGCCGCGCGGCTTGGCGATGCCGTCGCCGTTCACGAAGGCCGCGCCTTCCTGCTCGGCGAAGGCCTGCTCCACCTCCTCGCCGATCCAGCGGTCGATATCGACGGCCGCATCATCGAGGAGCGAGGCGGTCGCCGCCGGCATGGCGTAGAGCTCCATCGTCGGGAAGCTCAGCTCGGAAAGCTGAGGCGCGTCGGTCTTCACGCGAGGGTCAGCCTC
Protein-coding sequences here:
- a CDS encoding response regulator transcription factor, translated to MRILIVEDDRNLNRQLDEALTGAGYVVDKAYDGEEGHFLGDTEPYDAVILDVGLPEMDGISVLERWRRDGRAMPVIILTARDRWSDKVAGIDAGADDYVAKPFHIEEVLARVRALIRRAAGHASSEIICGPLRLDTKASKASVDGAPLKLTSHEYRLLSYLMHHQGQIVSRSELTEHMYDQDFDRDSNTIEVFVGRLRRKIGNDLIETVRGLGYRMGPGA
- a CDS encoding baseplate multidomain protein megatron, coding for MATIVLQAAGGALGGLVGGPFGALAGRALGGLAGAAIDQRLFARRRSVEGARLRGSRMLDADEGAGIARLYGTARIAGQVIWTTRFEETRTSERQGGKGGGGGGAEIVSYSYFGNVAIGLCEGPIACVRRIWADGEEMDLSGVEFRVHRGDEAQMPDPLIEAKQGAGNAPAYRGLAYVVFERLPLERWGNRIPQISCEVVRPIGAMEEKLRAVTIIPGASEHGLDPASVRERLVEGEDRLANRNLRHAGNDFSASLDELAALCPKLRRAALVVSWFADDLRAGSASVRPKVEVTRRDETEAWRVAGLSRGQARLVSRESGGPAYGGTPSDAGIVRAIRAMNARGLKVTHYPFVLMDIPAANALPDPYGGARQAAHPWRGRMTLDIAEGRAGSADGTAGARAAIERFVGAARPQHYATAGGRVHYAGPGEWSYRRMILHQAALARLAGGVDAFVIGSEMRGLTRLRDEAGRFPFVEALIAIARDVKAMLPGAKITYAADWSEYFGYQPADGSGDVFFNLDPLWADDAIDMIGIDSYLPLTDWRAEDWSGEGPDGLRSPYEPGGLRSAIAGGEYFDWYYASEADRRARRRTPITDGAAGKAWTFRAKDLRGWWENLHFERRGGAELAVPSAWVPRSKPIWLTELGCAAIDKGANQPNVFLDPKSSESHAPHFSTGARDDHQQRRFIEAHLDHWADPESNPASPIYGGRMVEAGAIHLWTWDARPFPAFPERRDVWSDGANWETGHWLTGRLGKAPLDRLIAAILTDHGIKDADVSAVDGEVGGFVLSGPGSARGEIEELMRLAGLWVRSREERLVFGSERAAGDAPALTILAEEGDGPPVERRRGEAGEVAQEAVLIFADPGRAYQSASISAASGEIGRNARQTRLDLPVTLADAEAQRFAAGLLARVVGGRETIRFALAPHDVAVEVGDVVRVADVPGRWRITRIEDGAARRVEAALVPAFAPETPPVPTSEPPSATGPVFASRPLAHFLDLPLGGGGSGGASLAVHARPWMPYALTMAGEGDSAARLLVTRPARIGRLVRALAPGPLGRLDRGNEIVVELRSGAPSSVTYAALLSGRNAAAVRAANGVWEVLQFADAEEVAPARFALRRLLRAQGGTDDAMAAGAPERAPFVLLDEAVAAVPLLDGERGLELAWRLSPASRPLDDAAAVTLPATLGLREMLPLSPVHLRARFEADGTTTLSWIRRSRVDADRWESLDVPLGEEEERYRVSIEVPGAPAFVSETTTPRLVLTAARQAELFGALPPSVAVTVAQVSPVAGPGVEARAMISRG
- a CDS encoding NlpC/P60 family protein, which encodes MSGQRALVAARRWIGTPYRHQGSRRGVGCDCLGLVRGVWRELYGHEPEAPGAYSRDWADIDDAERLMEAARRNFTDVESGAPGDLVLFRWRAGRPARHCGILEEGGRVIHAYEGAAVVSSPLTPGWRSRIAGTFRFPE
- a CDS encoding DUF2163 domain-containing protein produces the protein MRTIPDGLAERLGGAATTLARCWRLTRADGRVLGFTDHDEALELDGTRFAAATGLSGSEAERALGLAPGTQEVAGALSALAVTEEDIAAGLYDEARVESFVVDWREPEHFMRLDVAMIGEIRRSGESFTAELRGPEAALDRERGRLYRRRCDAALGDARCGVDLAAGGRRVSGAVTSAEGTTMEVAAGGIEPAAFLRGRLTVGGESREIVGVSAGSGAGAWRLQIAAPFRVEPKAGADAAMTAGCDKSFATCRARFANQLNFRGFPHLPGTDAALTIAKRDDLHDGAPVVP
- a CDS encoding DUF2460 domain-containing protein → MQAFSEERFPLSVAFGTSGGPERLTEVVRLSTGHETRNQRHRHSARRYDAGSGVRSVKDLAAVLDFFEARRGRLVAFRFRDPLDRHSAAHGQAVSPFDQVLGEGDWEKRVFQLVKRYGAGVDGYERPIAKPVAGTVRVAVGGEETTGFAVDATSGLVTLNEAPAAGEAVTAGFEFDVPVRFDIEHLAVNIAAFEAGDIPTIPLVEVRP
- a CDS encoding phage tail tape measure protein; this encodes MADETLIVDVRADTSAFERSLDDLSGKANAFGAAMTGALKGAVGGGRSLDGVLRGLALRISSIALDAALRPLGNLAGGLISGLVGQIGGGSGGGGATPRVTPFARGGVVRAPTFFPTGRQMGLMGEAGAEAILPLRRGADGTLGVAASGGGPGGGRAGPSIVFNVTSPDAASFRRSEVQIQAMLARAASRGQRGL
- a CDS encoding rcc01693 family protein, which codes for MRAAAPRAVEDTGAAAFPWDEAMGFAFTVLRIAPRDFWAMTPRELAAALKPFADMAVAPPSRAGLEELMTRFPDETRR
- a CDS encoding gene transfer agent family protein, which produces MAVNRRRGEVEAEIGGRIRRLCLTLGALAELEDAFAAEDVAALARRFGSGGLSARDLTRIIGAGLRGAGEAIDDEALARLPIEGGAAGAARIASELLGAAFGEGEERANP
- a CDS encoding phage major tail protein, TP901-1 family; translation: MGAQRGKDLLLKIDAEGTGTFATVAGLRSRRIAFNAETVDVTDAESAGRWRELLDGAGVQRASLQGSGIFKDAASDAAVRQLFFAGRIGAFQMAIPDFGAVSGPFQVTSLEYSGEHDGEVAFEVTLESAGALSFEAL
- a CDS encoding DUF3168 domain-containing protein — protein: MTHPSADLQSSIVRTLVADPALVGLLGGPKVFDHVPEHAKFPYLTLGRTAVVDWSTGSEDGHEHILTLHVWARGGSKAETYEIMDKVSNRLHDAVLTLDAHRLVNLQLQFAEARQEPESPTYHGILRFRAVTEPLA
- a CDS encoding phage head closure protein encodes the protein MSALRFVDGGLFDRRAVLEAPAGELDAMGGRAEGWSEMRELSVRVEPIDVDVAERFGRLGATLTHRVILRYRTDVERGMAFRLGARRLLVRSVHDPDERQRILVCRCEEEA
- a CDS encoding head-tail connector protein: MTPIGLDYLGPEPVALAEAKSWARIERDDEDALIERLVTAARETVECHAGLTLRPRAFRIALEGVPGDRRVRPGGAPLTAVRSVLGFGRGGDAVALDAAQVRIEGGETMVLPVEFRMGAAGGLEIEYEAGMEAENVPEAVRIAILRMSAAAYETRGASDAMPPLAEALLAPLRRVRL
- a CDS encoding phage major capsid protein, with protein sequence MRAETRSESGEIAGAFGEFMEAFESFREANDERLTQIEKRMSPDAVTEDKVERIGRALDEQERRLERLTLRQARPPLGGGGLERADERPSEHRQAFEAYVRGGDEHRLRRLEERAMSGLTGGDGGFLVPPETETEIGRRLAAVSPIRSIASVRAVSGAVLKKPFAITGAQTGWVGEADPRVKTDAPQLSELSFPTMELYAMPAATASLLDDAAVDIDRWIGEEVEQAFAEQEGAAFVNGDGIAKPRGFMTYESVDEGAWSWGRVGTVSTGASGGFLDGAAADALIDLVYALKGGYRQNASFVMNRRTQSAVRKLKDADGNYIWAPPAGAGARATLMGFPVVEAEAMPDIAADANAIAFGDFGRFYLVVDRQGVRVLRDPYSAKPYVLFYTTKRVGGGIQDFDAAKLLRFSA